In one Vulgatibacter incomptus genomic region, the following are encoded:
- a CDS encoding cytochrome C oxidase subunit IV family protein, producing MTAKPVSLWLFPAIGAVLYLLIILSFVLSYVEMGPWATPIALIIAGIQAVLVAYVSMELYESRFSVKMLAIIAPLFVALLVTLAAVDIATRAPQPMLVPVPVRTGLPGTHPNPMQGVPGPPVHIP from the coding sequence ATGACCGCGAAGCCCGTCTCTCTTTGGCTCTTCCCCGCGATCGGGGCCGTGCTCTACCTGCTCATCATCTTGAGCTTCGTGCTCTCGTACGTGGAGATGGGACCCTGGGCGACGCCGATCGCGCTGATCATCGCCGGCATACAGGCGGTGCTCGTCGCCTACGTCTCCATGGAGCTCTACGAGAGCCGCTTCTCGGTGAAGATGCTCGCGATCATCGCGCCGCTCTTCGTCGCACTCCTGGTAACGCTGGCCGCCGTAGACATCGCGACCCGCGCGCCCCAGCCGATGCTCGTCCCGGTCCCGGTCCGCACCGGCCTCCCCGGCACCCACCCCAATCCCATGCAAGGAGTCCCCGGCCCTCCCGTGCACATCCCCTGA